A single window of Nocardia higoensis DNA harbors:
- a CDS encoding 3-hydroxyacyl-CoA dehydrogenase: protein MDFEIEKVTVLGTGVLGSQIAFQTSFRGFDVIAYDIGEEALATARERLATLAATYREEVPGATGDTTEQARSAITLTTDLAAAVAEADLVIEAVPEVLDIKRDIYQRLGELAPERTIFATNSSTLLPSDIKDFTGRPDRFLALHFANRVWKMNTAEVMGTTDTDPAVFRAVAAFAEAIGMVPIEMHKEKAGYVLNSLLVPLLDAGLALAAGGYAEPEAIDKTWRIGTGAPMGPFQILDVIGLTTPYNILVNGGEDAQQLAAWLKANYIDKGKLGIATGEGFYKYQP, encoded by the coding sequence ATGGACTTCGAGATCGAGAAGGTGACCGTTCTGGGGACCGGTGTGCTCGGCTCGCAGATCGCGTTCCAGACCTCGTTCCGAGGGTTCGACGTCATCGCCTACGACATCGGTGAGGAGGCGCTGGCGACGGCGCGGGAGCGCCTGGCGACGCTGGCCGCCACCTATCGAGAGGAAGTGCCCGGCGCCACCGGCGACACGACCGAGCAGGCTCGCTCCGCGATCACGCTGACCACCGATTTGGCTGCGGCCGTTGCCGAGGCCGACCTGGTGATCGAAGCGGTCCCCGAGGTACTCGACATCAAACGCGACATCTACCAGCGGCTGGGTGAACTCGCGCCCGAGCGGACGATCTTCGCCACCAACTCCTCGACGCTGCTGCCCAGCGACATCAAGGATTTCACCGGACGCCCCGATCGGTTCCTCGCGCTGCACTTCGCCAACCGGGTGTGGAAGATGAACACCGCCGAGGTCATGGGCACGACCGATACCGACCCGGCGGTGTTCCGGGCGGTGGCCGCGTTCGCCGAGGCCATCGGGATGGTGCCGATCGAAATGCACAAGGAGAAGGCGGGATACGTGCTCAACTCGCTGCTCGTGCCGCTCCTCGATGCGGGGTTGGCGCTCGCCGCGGGTGGATACGCCGAGCCCGAGGCGATCGACAAGACCTGGCGCATCGGCACCGGCGCGCCGATGGGCCCGTTCCAGATCCTCGATGTCATCGGGCTCACCACCCCCTACAACATTCTGGTGAACGGCGGCGAGGACGCCCAGCAACTCGCCGCCTGGTTGAAGGCGAACTACATCGACAAGGGCAAGCTCGGCATCGCCACCGGCGAGGGCTTCTACAAGTACCAGCCGTGA
- the recX gene encoding recombination regulator RecX: protein MAAGSEWDARETEAGESRSTPGRTPHGGTVEQAKDACLRLLAVRARSRAELCQRLAAKGFAPEIAESALHRLAEVGLVDDAAFAEQWVNARHTYSGKGRQALARELRRKGVAPSDAAAALAAVSDDDERVRAADLVRRKLRTMPRDLERDKALRRLVGMLARRGYSQSTAYTVVKAELGALDAADSPPDRIP from the coding sequence GTGGCGGCCGGATCCGAGTGGGATGCGCGGGAGACGGAGGCGGGCGAGAGCCGGTCGACGCCGGGGCGCACCCCGCACGGTGGGACGGTCGAGCAGGCGAAGGACGCGTGTCTTCGCCTGCTCGCCGTCCGCGCCCGCAGCCGTGCCGAGCTCTGCCAGCGCCTCGCCGCGAAGGGGTTCGCCCCGGAGATCGCCGAGAGCGCGCTGCACCGTCTCGCCGAGGTCGGGCTCGTGGACGACGCCGCCTTCGCCGAGCAGTGGGTGAACGCGCGGCACACCTACTCCGGCAAGGGCAGGCAGGCCCTGGCCCGGGAACTTCGTCGCAAGGGCGTCGCCCCCTCGGACGCGGCCGCCGCGCTCGCCGCGGTCAGCGACGACGACGAACGGGTCCGCGCCGCCGACCTGGTCCGGCGCAAGCTGCGCACCATGCCGCGAGATCTGGAGCGCGACAAGGCTCTTCGCCGTCTCGTCGGCATGCTGGCCCGGCGCGGCTACAGCCAATCCACGGCGTACACCGTGGTGAAGGCGGAGTTGGGGGCGCTCGACGCCGCTGATTCGCCGCCGGACCGAATTCCCTGA